gagcgattttcatcgttctcccgaggcctcagagtaatcgcctatatgttaaagttcatagagcgacttaaaattaaagttaagggagttccctcagagtacccccaatgcgatacattgacgcacctagaattgcaaaaggcaaaggtcgctctaatcgcatcaactcaaacgcgctacttcagccgcgatataacactattaagagaatcaaaacccattgacaaaaggagttcactcttagttcttaacccattcctagacacgaaaggtctgcttcgtgcgaatggtcggcttgccaattcaagcctcacgtataatgaacgccaccctctaatcataccagataaatctcgacttgccactttactcctcaattatatccacctacttatgctccacgcagaacatcgcctaatgcaacatatagtccgccaagagttctatattccccgacttaagcccaaaataaaaaaatgcattttcatgtgcaagatctgcactctgcataagcagaagttgcgcacgcagattatggcagcacttccaccggaacgctgtaacttcgctctgcctttcacagtcacaggtgtcgattttgctgggccttttcaaataaaggcgtccatgctaaggtcgcccaccataatgaaaggctatgtggctgtttttgtctgttttacgacaaaagcagtgcacctcgagctatgtacaaatctgactaaggaggcttttctcgcggcattttctcgcttcgtcggacgacgcggcttcccatcaaaactaatgagcgataacggcaaaaccttcattggagcctaaagagccactgaaaaacagtttgtggattttattaaacaagtatcacctgaaattgttcagaagtatgctccccaaggcattaattggcagtttatccccccaagcgctcctcatatgggtggtttatgggaatcagctgtaaaaagcttcaaatcccaattcaaaaaagtagctggaaattataaattcaattatgaagaattcactaccttattaactcgaattgaagccgttctcaattcacggccactcacaacactctcgcaagatccctccgacttcacagccctaactccagggcattttctcaaaggagcacccattctggccatacctgagccaggcgtggggtcgctatccctattaaatcgatgggaaagaatcaaaattctccatcatgatttcagctgccgatggaaggaagaatacatcaaggaccttcataaaaggtaccgatggaaaactccagaaaaggcaccacagcttggagactgtgttatcatacacgatgattgtctaccccccacagaatggcggcttggccgcatagaaaaactatattacggttccgacggtcatatacgagtagttgatctccgtactcaaagcggaacgctgacaagaccgctcgtgaaattatgttttctgccaaccgtatctaatgacaaaaccgcaaataacaaacaatccgctaatattaccgcgacgcaaatgaattagtcgtataactaaccaataaacccgcaaacgacaaaaccgttataaaccaaccattctaaccgcaatgatcgatcaaattgacgatccattcctgccacataccttggcacattcgccatacatttacatgccacaaatgtataatcattccaacttcttcatacagatcaatatggaagtagatatggcagcaacaccgacgccagctgtgaggtccgccatgaatgtgccgcgccctggggcagctccaacaccacgaaccgcagcggcaatcgtccctgcaaccgctccccgtaatggcgcgcgaccactaccaccttcatcagcaccggcaacggtgccgcaacgcagccgatgcccactgtgtcgacgcacacaccggctgcaacactgcagcattttccgaagcatgcagccaccacaacgtcagcaggttgcccaagcgcacgggcactgcctAAACTGTTTGGCTACGCTCCACACGACACAGGAGTGTACGTCGTGTACGCTGTGCCAACTGTGCAATAGACAGCATCACACCATgctgcaccgcaccccaaagcggaccgtcgggcgacaactcgccccaagacgtagatcgcagcagagcagccatcAGGATCGCCCCCGAAGACAGGCGGCTCCACCTCCCTCCAGACCaaggcgacaggaggcatcaacgcggcgtcggcagcccaggccaacataccgccgctccactggcctcagcagtgttgttgctacgctgcagcaactacagcgattgctaggctaaaattcgcctaggggggccgggatggctaaatgagttacgcctcccccctccatacgcgccactgagcgccaacacaccacaccaacacgatccacaagaagactccacccactaacacacaccatcacaccacgcagacatcacaccccacagacacccacacatacacatcacatcacacaattctacacaactcaaccttcaaaaggggctaacagaggacaaAACGCCTCCTTTTTTCGTTAGCGATCAAACCGACGAGACGTCCGAGATATTCCGCCCGTGCTACCCTTTTGTATACGCCGTGTTTTTACTTTAAAGTGAAAAAGGTGAGTGAGAAGTGAAACGAATAAAtagactgtatttgtcaaagaatttacgtaagtacgttcgaattttttgtacacacattgactttgcacttgcccatatgcgatgtatgtttataagagtgtgtgccatacacacacaatctcggattttctaccaacaacacaatgttgtgacgctttgtcgtcgcgtcagttcttcgacagattgactctttgacataaaagcaaaaaatgtgtcaacggagatttcacatgaagtaatgagtgtacatatctacataaaaatacatacaaatgtgtaaacgacataatatatgtatgtcctgttacatatgtttacacatgcatttgaaaagaaaaattgaagcatgaatgtgaaataccaacggcaaaacacaattctgtacttttatgactccataatggtgtcaagtacaattaatgaaatattttaagaaatatatcaaaatactttattagtaataatttaaaagtattttgatatataatataaaataatttaaaaaataataaataatagttcaataaaagggaatatatttcaaatggcatatcaacattcccagtttggcatacatattatattctcttcaatattcgccgtttggttatgttaagagagcgtatgtttatagattcaccgctgttataaaagcgagaaatgttatttgtttctcgtgcatatgtggtgaactccttgataaattcctacaaattgttcgctgtcgaacctgcaccttctcattgttttaacaACACCCGACCAATCTACCTTGATCCGATAGTAATAATTGATGACGCACTAATATTTTCAGCGAGAatcaaagaatatatatacaaaatcaaGTTGATGTTGATACTCTActaagtaaattaaaaacaataacacctacaagtaaacaaaaaaggggACTAATAAACATAGTAGGcgatgcatgtaaatatgtttttggtACAAATGATAATACTGACCAAGAAGATATCACCAATCACCTTAACACAGTCGATTCTATGGTAACATACACAATTCAATTATAGTAGACCCAAATATGCAAAtagttttatcataaaaatatctttaatcaAAATTGTACATTACGAAATTATACAGCGCGTTTTTTTAACTAGGTTTCCCCAGTAGGCCTATTCAAACTGTCCGTTATGATCctgtttaatttgaaattatttcaaaatatcgaaaattgGCAAAGACTGCAAATGATAAGAGCGATgttatttaaaacaaagtggTGATACTTTTAGGATATTCGTCTGATTCGTAGCTGTCaaattctttttctttttcttgaTCATATTCTTGTTTTCCTTATTGCTTTTCTTCTTGTTCTTGTTCTTCATCTTTATGCAGGCTGCAAGTAAATTGCATAAATAGCGATGTACCGCATGTCCCCTCATTGGAATCAAACGAATCCTCCACTGTTGGTGATTCAACATTAGAGCATGACCGGCCTTGACCATTTGTACATGCCATAGAACAAAACAGTCCAACCAAAAGTTTTGTAACCAAATTTAGCACTGCATCCCTTTTTGCATTTACAAAAAGTAGTGTTCAGCAGTTTGTTCTCCGCAGGTGGAAGTAAAGTTTGAACTGGCTCCAGAGTATTGTTGACCAATTTCTAACCCCAGTCTGTAGGGTCTAGCTGATTACCAAGCCACCcttgaacttgataatatatGCGAAGAAGATGTTGATGAGCAGCATCTGAAGTTAGAGGAAGACAAGCTAATTTAACTTGTTTTTTACTATTAGTATTTTTAACGCAACATGCATATCtacttattataaattaaaagtatatacattttgtgaTGAATACATTTGCGATTGATGTTTAGCTTTTTCGGGTTTTAAGAAGAAAATAGTTTTCTCAGCTGGAGCTCGAGCAGTAAGTAATAAGAGTAAGTCTACCTtttcaccaacaacaataattgtatTTGAAACAACAACTTACTTGGATCATAATCATTAGTTTTTGATCAGTGTCCTGGAAACATAGCTTAGTCACCTACTGTGTGACAAAACTGGGTTAAAATTAGTTCAAAAAGAAATCTAACATCACTTATTTTATTGAACCAATCCTTCTGACACATTAgagtaaaaaaagaaacaagggaacatacatacatatgtactacttCTATATAAACCTATCCTTAACATAGACCCTTGATAACTTAAAACCtctttaacttaaaatattttgtgtttccctTGGACTTTAACTTATCTAGGTTCTACTGTATTACAACTCTTGAGATGTATATACGAAGCGTACTCATGCATATTATAAAGATTACaacttttctaaatatttgaatCGTTATATCTCCGAAACAGTGGCTCGTAGGAAAAAGgaaatattaatacattttttttaagataattttataatctacaattttctgagatatttttatgataaaacttACCGTTTTactgaaaatcacaaaaaatcgcaagaaaattatatttttgacctttgaccttgaataGAATTCCATACAGGCGATAAATAGGGAACATTGAAATTTTACtagtaattatattttaaacgatCTCACCAATCGTTTCGGCTTGTTTCGAATTTATGTAACTTTACTCTCATTGTTTTGTCTAAGCTGAACGGACTATTTGTTATAAATTacttatttagaaaaattactcaagttaaattcaattaaaagttCTATTGagcatattaaaacatatcAAACTATAGCGCAAAATGGCATAAGTGATACTAATATCCTTACAAAAAGTGAAATGCCATGGATTAGACTAGTTTACAGTCATTTTCTGACTGTGATGATAAAGGaagttttttgtcaattttgagttgctaaaaccgaaaagtaaaaatagtaaaaaattccTAACATGTAGGATTTTTgagttatgattttttttttaataatatcaagTTATATTAAATTACAGCATGCACTAAAGCATTTTGTGTtcataatatacttgtattaggaTGCTAGTGTTTTAAAAGTCAACCGAAAAAGGTCACTTTTTAAAAGTATTGTAGGCAAGGGGTGCAGGGGTCAAACCACCACCAAGAGTCCACAAAGTTTATGTAAATCAATATTAGTACCGTAAAATATCTAACTAGCAATAGTTAGTTAGCTTAATTAGTAAATCCTACTTCACATTGAAATCGAAGGTAACCATTTTTAAAACGTTTATCACAAATGGTCTTATGGAAAGATTGGGCTTTGCCCATAATCTGCACGAGTGGCTTTTATTCATAGTTTGAAGGTGGCTTTACTTCATAATGGCAGCAGTTGATATGAAAGAAACATGTCACAGATTCTAAATTCAATAAACTATGATGTTTATAAGTGGCAAGTATATGGTGACCTAAAAATCATAGGATTGTTACTGGGACTTCAGAGTGGATTTACTAAGTATTGCTGTTTTCTGTGTCTTTGGGACAGTAGGACAACAGCAAGCCATTATAAAGTAAAAGAGTGGCCTTAGAGAGTTCAATTTATTCCAGGCCAGGCTAACGTGAAGAAGCCGTCATTGATCTCAAAACAGTTTTGTTACCTCCTATATATATTAAGCTTGGACTGATGAAAATGAGCATTAGATAAAGACAAAGATGCCTTAAAATACCTTAAAAAAACTATCCTAAGCTTAACGAAGAGAAGCTTAAAGAAGGCATATTTGTTGGacctcaaaatcaaaaaaaaaactgaaagatGAGAAATTCCATCAAacattaaataatgttgaattgGCTGCGTGAAAGTCGTTTAAAACGATTGTTTCTGAGTTATTAAGAAACAGATAAATAGAAACCTACGAAAAACTTGTAAAAGAATAACTCGAGCACCATTCCAAAATTTGCTGTCGCATATTCCTTAAAACTCACTTCATCCACTTACATTTCAACTTCCTTCCCAAAAATTTGGGTGCGGTTAGCGATGAACAAGGAGAAGGGTTCCACCAGGACATCCACAATAATTTTTCAACGATACCAATTCAGATGGGATCCGGCAATGATGGTTGCATATTTTGCATCCAACATCAATTGAACAAAAAGACAAAATTAGGAATAAGTATACAAAAATAGCTTGTAAGAAGTCTATCTGAAGATTCAATTAATAGAATAAACACGGTAAAACTTAATCTCTTCTTTTAGTTCCATTTCtgttttaaactttaaaagaaCACCAAAAAGTGAACAAGAGTGAACAAATTGTTAGTAATGAATTAgtgaatttatgaaaaaaggACACAAGCATTAACGCATTGCAGCAACATCAAGCACAGATGCAGCAGTAAATGCAACTACAACAACCAGGGTAACATCTCGCTCTTAGTGATGACAAACTAATAAGTACGGTGGAGCAAAACGTGAAAATGTACTTGCATTTATCAACGCTGTAAACAGAGGATTTGCCTTATGCAACAATAGGCTCCATGTAGAAGAATTTGTAACTCAAATATTCGTGACCGGGAAATTGCAGGAAGATGCGTTCAACAGTTGATAAATCGCAGCAACTGGTCTGACGTGAAGCAGCGATTGAATCAGAAATTACAACCGCAGGAAACGAATGGACAAAAATTCAACCAGTGAAGAGAAATAACGAATAATAATTTAAGAGAACTCTTTGATTTCTTCTTAAGctttagttataaaattaatgaattgtATGAAATTGATAAAGCAAAGCCTTTAATATACACACCTGTAAATGTAGACAGAGATCTtagagaaatatttttagaaaagatCGACGGAAGTTACCAAACTCATTAAGATGAAATTGACACCTTATTAGAGATGTATAACAGTTACTAAAAACTTAGGTAATTAGATGAAAAACGAGCTACTTCATATAGTTACAGAAATCAAAACTTTTTCCTAATGATgtgacaaataaacaaaatcgtaTTGAAAATAGCAAGTCTAATATAGAAATAGACAAATAGACGATTTGCGAATCAAAATAATTAAGATTAACGTTGCCAAGCCCCTATAcgtaataatttgtataattccTTACAAACAAGGTCTAACTCATATATAAGTGCTGACATTCGAAACAATAGGCAGAGCAAGTctgattcatccagaagctatCAGCCGATGGAGGTGGGTAATGTACAGGAAGACGTAAATTTTACCAAACCGCCTCCACCTGCAGATTGCCCTCAATGACATTAACAATTagtgttaagaaaattatatgCCTCATAGATACCGGTTCCGATACAAGTTTAATTAAACCAGATATCCTCAAAAACCATTGTTCCAAACAAAAGACCCCTTTGGTACAGAACTATAAATGGCATAAATCAAGTAACGCACAAAATAATTATCCCCATGCCTAAAGAATTTAAAGTCTCAGACACTTTCTCATGGAAAGTGATtgatttttacaacaaaaactaccAAACTATAATAGGCCAAAATTTTTACatctaattttgcatattttaaaaaacgcgtaTAAggaatgtcatcgtcattcacaggcatagactatattgaaagagcatcgtttgttcggaaatgtggttaactaattaaattatatcgcactaatttactaaattttgaaaattactcgccacagttaaatgtaccgactttgacgataatatttataataccagtgttgatttcattttaatgtaagtatttaataataataaaatataaatatatactatgtgttagatttcagaacgcaGTATACAAACTTCGCATAACCTATTAAGTAATCTTTGGTAATCTGACACACAACCTAACATAgcgctaacaataattttattaagtttttgataaagttggttttgttttaaagactaagaagtttgttgtttgctaataagtgtttgttaatcacggtaagttcgcagcttaatatcgatttttggtAACTTCTGATGATTTGTTGGATCGAAATCGATGGAAATTAGTATTAATCATTTTCAACTTTGGAATAGATCCGCTTGGTCATTCTTGTATTGGAATTAACGTTTTGGtttcatttcataaatacaattttactgtattgaatagtatgtaattaatgtataccttagccacagcaacgcgtggatgGAATCCTCTAGTATATTCAAAGATCTATAGGTACCCACAGGCTCACGAATTGAAAATTCAaaggcaaataaattaaatgctagatcataatataataaaagaaagcaATTCTGCTGATAACAGTCCTTTGTGGGTAGTCCCTAAGTAGGTAGATAGATCGGGAGCTCAACGATAGCGTATCGTCATCGATTATCGAAAAATAAATGAACTTACAGTAAGTGATAAAGTCCAGATACCTAGTATTGATGGTATCATGGACAAATTAGGCAGAGCACAATATTTTTCCTCTATTGACCTGGTCAAGAGATTTCATGAAATACTATTAGATAAAAATGACAGGAAGAAAACTGCATTTTCTACCCCACTGGGTCATAAAGAAGTTTTGAGGATGCCATTTGGCCGTAAAAATGCTTCGTCGACGTTCCAGCATCTTATGAATTCAGTACTCCCAGACtatgtaaacaaaatatgtGTCATCTAATTAGATGACATCCTGATTTTCGGTACTTCTTCGACAGAGCATATagaaaatatgagaaaaatctTCGAAAAGTTGAAAGAAGCTAAGCTGAAGGCCCAATTTGCAAAATGTAATATTCTTACAAAAGGAAACTGACTGGCCACATAATAACGCCTAATGGAATAAAACCAAACCCAAAAAAGGTGAAACCTATACAAAAACTAAAGTTGCCCACTtcctaaaaacaaataaaatctttCTTAGGTATTCCAGGTTTCTATAGAAAGTTCATCAAGGAATATTCTAAAATCGCTAGCCCAATGGTAGCATGTTTGAAAAAGAATGCAAAAGTTAATATAAATGACCCAAATTACCATTCAAAAATATCCAATTTTGACCAaaagatttaaattaattaccGATGCTAGTAGCTTCGCTATTGGCGCAGTCCTGACACTAGATGATCACCCGGTTTCATACGCTTTGGGAACATTACTGGCGATTATGTGGGGAGTAAAGTATTATAGACCTTATTTGTTCGGGAGAGAATTCGAACTAAAAACAGATCACCAACCGCTTAAGTGATTGCAGAAAAATAACTCTGCAAAGATGTAAGTCCCAGACTACAGCGTTGGCTAGTACAATTAGGGAAATACGACGCAAAAATTGATTATATCGCCGGCAAAGGAAATAAAATGGCCAATGTCAAAAGTCGAATTGCAGACGATGAAATAAATATGGTTAATTCCAACACTTTGAAAATGACTATAGAAGAGATgttacatattaaaaatttaaacactaGGGAGCAACAAGATCAAACAGTAGTTTCATTGGAAGTTCCTTTAACAGTGGTTAGTCAAGAGAAAAACTCTTAAAACCACTTCACAACGCTCGACACAGTTGTAAACCGTTTtaaacaacaatttattttggttGAAACGAAAAAAACGAATCAGAGAAAATCTTTAATAATAAACGTGTTTTTGTAGATAAGTAAGATATTTATTGTGTAAATGTTATTAATACAgtgagaacatattttgttcGGTAATGCCGAAGAAGAATATGCACTAAAGAGGCAGATAccgttttttcataaaaataaagtagaaaattCAGAAATTATCCCAACTTacgatgaaataaaattaaaaaatcacgaAATAATATATAACTGTGACATATGTAGTGGAGGCAAATATGACCGAAATCTTATCAAAGCGAAATTTCAAATTACGGAAACACCCAACATAGtcttttatcatatttatagataaattgtcaaaacataccatattttcatttattcgaTAGAAACAGTCAAACAATGGTTGGTAAAGTTAAtgaatttttatcaattaaaggACATATGAAAAAGGTTATTTTCGATATAATGAGTTCGTTCGAAGAACGTTCGCGATATCCTGACCAAAGAAGGCTTAGGATTTAATGTTATAAAGCCAAATAGTCATACTCGAAATTCGAATATAGAAAGATTACATAATACACTAACTGAGCCCATAAGAACATTAAATCTGGATAAAATAGTCTCTATCGTTACCCAAATGCAGAAAGCCgttcaattttacaataattCGTATCACACCACAATAAAATCTTCACCCTTAGAAGTACAGAATAACAAAATTGACCATAAAATAATTAAGGAACGATTAGAACTTGCAAAATTTAAGACTATTTCCAAACACAACTCGACGAGAGAAGATTACTTAGAAACCTGGAAACAGGGGTttattagaaataataaaagCGTTAGACATAAGGAGCcacaatttataaaaagaaacttaGAAAACAATCATACGCCCATTTAATTTTACAGGCAGCAATACTGACATTTATACTGCCGATGATGGTAACGACAGCAAAAGGCTTGATGACGTTTAATCCGATTACAGATCAACTGGATTTTTCGATGATACACTTGAGAGTAGTAGAAATTGCGATTGAAACAAACACTATACCGCATatagtaaaaacaaaacagatacaaaacatattaaaaggtttcacaaaacacatacaaatgtcaaaaatggaaaTAGATACAAAGGGCTGTTTAATGGAATCGGATCGGTATACAACTGGTTATTCGGTTTGATGGATGATGCAGACAAACAGGAAATCGGggaatattttaaagtaaatagcTAGAATAACCACAATTTAATAGAAaactcaaataaacaaattattattaacagtaattttaataagttcatgaatactcttaaaaaataatagaagaCGATAGGAAGAAACTTAAACGCACTTAACACAATTTGTAAAGAGCGGGGAAACAATATTTTACCATAGCTTAcataaactttaatttattgaaaaaaagatagaccaaataaaaaataacgtgtcaatactattttcatCTGTATAAATACACCAAAAAGTTATGAAACTGCAGACTTGAACTTAATATCGGCATTAccgaacaaaaattatatagaaatcGATCAGCCAAATGAACTTGTAGTAAACTTTAACAATAAAagctatatttaaaaaacaattctcTACATaaggaattagaaataaataaagacTGTATATTTTCTAACTCATACTGATATAAAATAGATAATGAAACTGAAAGTGTAACAATAGATGATGATAccctatttataaaaaagttctgcaaattaacatatatatcaaaattacACAAAACGACACCTAAACAATAATAACCTGATAAACTTTGCGAATTAGAAGATACAAATTTTCAATACCaattttgtgaataaaaaatagAGTTTTATGAAAAATCCTAAGTTCAATTGACAACACGTttcaacaaaaagaaataaaattaagtgtgaTGAATATGGAAGATTCGAAAATATAAAGGAAATAGAAGAACTTTACTTCCACAAAAAAAGTTTCATATGGAATAAGTATAACAATTATTGCAGCTATTGCAatatttgtaattgtaatttatctatacagaaaaaaaaaccaaattaaaattattaacaaaatcactaaaactaattCCGATATTGAATTAcatcaaattaaagaaaaatacagAATTAGAAACAAGATCCAAGAGAATCCCACATTCAGTAGCCAAACACACTTACATGTAATTTAACTGACTCGTCACATTCCACACAAAAAGATATATACAAACCTACACATATTTCTGGCATAAAATTTAGCTAACTGCAGAACTGAATATTTTGCATCCAACATCAAATTGAACGAAAAAGCAAAATTAGAA
This genomic interval from Bactrocera oleae isolate idBacOlea1 chromosome X, idBacOlea1, whole genome shotgun sequence contains the following:
- the LOC138858102 gene encoding uncharacterized protein, which gives rise to MYNHSNFFIQINMEVDMAATPTPAVRSAMNVPRPGAAPTPRTAAAIVPATAPRNGARPLPPSSAPATVPQRSRCPLCRRTHRLQHCSIFRSMQPPQRQQVAQAHGHCLNCLATLHTTQECTSCTLCQLCNRQHHTMLHRTPKRTVGRQLAPRRRSQQSSHQDRPRRQAAPPPSRPRRQEASTRRRQPRPTYRRSTGLSSVVATLQQLQRLLG